In Pseudomonas grandcourensis, the DNA window AGGTGGTTGTCCTTGTAGCGGTAGGCATTGAACGAAGTCGGCCGCGGGCCTACCAGGCGCATGTCGCCGGTCACCACGTTGAACAGGTTCGGCAGCTCGTCGAGGCTGGTGCGTCGCAGGAAACCGCCGATACCGGTGATGCGCGGGTCCTTGTCGATCTTGAAGTCGATGGCGTCGGCGCCGTGCTTGTTCAGGTACCGCAGGGACTCCTTGAGCTCCTCGGCGTTGGAGACCATGGTGCGGAATTTGTACATGCCGAACAGGCGGCCGCGGTAACCGGTGCGCTTCTGCACGAACATCACCGGCCCCGGGCTGGTGAGTTTGACGGCCAGCGCCAGCCCCAGCAGCACCGGCGCGATCAGCACCAGGATCAGCAGCGCACCGAGGCACGCCATTACGCGGTTGGTGCGCGACAGGGTCCACGGCCGGCCACCGTCGCGACCGGTCGCCCAGCCGCGGCCCTGCATGTGGATGGCAGCGTCCATGCGCATGCGGTGCTCGGGGTCCATGCGCTTGTCCCTGCGCATTGTGTCCAAGGGCAGACTTTTCTCATGACCAGTCATAAATCCTCCGCAGAGTTCAGCCGCGTGCGGCATGGGCGATGCGCAGTTAGTTAGTGTTGATCAGATTATTGCTTAGTTAATTAGTTTTGATCGGATTGTTGCTTAGTTAATTGGTATTAATCAGTTAATTATTTTGTTAGTTGGTGCTAACTATTTAATTACTTGGTTAGTAGTAAGCGCGGAACCAGGCAACGAAGCGCCCAAGTCCCTCATCCAGCTCGATCCTTGGCTGGAAATCGGTCGCGCGGGCCAGGTCGCTGGCATCGGCGCAGGTGTTGAGGACATCGCCGGGTTGCAGAGGCAGTAGCTCGACCCGGGCTTTTTGCCCCATGTGTTTCTCCAGTAACGCCAGATACTCCTTGAGCGCCACCGGATGCTGGCCGCCGATGTTGAAGATCCGCCAGGGCGCCATGCTCGTGGCCGGGTCCGGTTGCTCGCGGTCCCATCGAGCGTTGGCTCGCGGCGGGCTATCGATCAGGCGCGTGATGCTCTCGATAATGTCGTCGATGTAGGTGAAGTCCCGCTGGTGTTCGCCGTAGTTGAACAGCTTCAGTGGTCGTTCTTCGGCGATGGCCCTGGCGAACTGGATCGGCGACATGTCAGGCCGTCCCCAAGGGCCGTACACCGTGAAGAAGCGCAGGCCGGTACAGGGAATACCGAACAGGTGGCTGTAGCTGTGGGCCATCAGTTCGTTGGACTTCTTGGTCGCCGCGTACAGCGACAGCGGATGATCGACACCATCGCGTACCGAGTACGGTGTGTGCTGGTTGGCGCCATACACCGAACTGGACGAGGCGTAGATCAAGTGTTTGACCGGGTGCTTGCGGCAGCTTTCAAGGATGTTCAGGAAGCCGCTCAAGTTGCTGTCCAGGTAGGCCCGGGGATTTTCCAGGGAGTAACGCACACCGGCCTGGGACGCGAGGTGGATCACCACTTCGGGTTGTTCTTCGGCAAACAGCGCCTCCATGGCCGTGGCATCGGCCAGGTCAATCGTTGAGAGCGCGAAAGGGCGTGCCTGCTCCTGCACCCAACGCACACGATCGTGCTTGAGTTGCGGGTCGTAGTAGCTGTTGAAGTTGTCCAGGCCGAACACCTGGTGTCCATCGCGCAGCAGTCGCAGCACGCAATGGGCACCAATAAAGCCGGCCGCTCCGGTGACGAGAATCTTCATGGACGCAAGGCCTCGGGCACGATGTGGCGCAAGCCAATGCCGCAGTAGTGCAGGCCGGCGGCCGCCACTTGTTCCGGGTTGTACAGGTTGCGTCCGTCGACGATCACCCGTGCACGCAGCTTGCTCGCCAGCGTGTCGAAGTCGACCACGCGGAAGTTCTTCCACTCGGTGCAGATCACCAGGGCGTCGGCGTCCTCGAGCGTGTCATCGCGGGTGGCGCACAGATGCAGGTCGTCGCGGTAGCCGTAAAGGCGCCGGCATTCGGACATGGCTTCCGGGTCGTAGGCCTGCACGCTCGCGCGTTCGGCCCAGAGGGCTTCCATCAGGTAGCGGCTGGGTGCTTCGCGCATGTCATCGGTATTGGGTTTGAACGCCAGGCCCCACACGGCAATGGACTTGCCGGCCAGCCCGCCGGGAAATTGCGCCTTGAGCTTGCTGAACAGGATATGCCGCTGGTGGTCGTTGACGTCCGTCACGCTGCGCAGCAGCTTCAGTGGCATTCCGGCGTGTTCGGCGGTGTGCAGCAGGGCGCGCAGGTCCTTGGGAAAGCACGAGCCGCCGAAGCCGCAACCGGGGTAGATGAAGTGGTAACCGATGCGCGGGTCCGAGCCGATGCCTTTGCGCACGGCTTCGATATCGGCGCCCAGCAACTCGGTGAGGTTGGCCAGTTCGTTCATGAAGCTGATGCGCGTGGCCAGCATCGCATTCGCCGCGTACTTGGTCAGCTCGGCGCTGCGGTTGTCCATGAACATCAACTTGTCGTGGTTGCGGCAGAAGGGCGCGTAGAGATCGCTCATCTGGTCACGGGCTTCGTCGTCACTGGTGCCGACGATGATCCGGTCCGGGCGCATGCAGTCGACCAGGGCGCTGCCTTCCTTGAGAAACTCCGGGTTGGATACCACCCGTACCTTCAGCGAACCTTTGCCGCGACGCTGCAGTTCTTCAACCGCCGTGGCACTGACCTGGTCGGCCGTGCCCACCGGCACCGTGGACTTGATGATCAGGGTACGGTCGGCCTCCATTAAATTGGCAATCTGCCGGGCCACGTTCAGCACATGGCTGAGGTCGGCCGAACCGTCTTCGTCGGCAGGGGTACCGACGGCGATGAAGATCAACTCG includes these proteins:
- a CDS encoding sugar transferase, translated to MTGHEKSLPLDTMRRDKRMDPEHRMRMDAAIHMQGRGWATGRDGGRPWTLSRTNRVMACLGALLILVLIAPVLLGLALAVKLTSPGPVMFVQKRTGYRGRLFGMYKFRTMVSNAEELKESLRYLNKHGADAIDFKIDKDPRITGIGGFLRRTSLDELPNLFNVVTGDMRLVGPRPTSFNAYRYKDNHLARLSIYPGMTGLWQISGRSNIDFDQRVELDLRYIAQQSLLLDLKILLKTPFKVFSGHGAS
- a CDS encoding NAD-dependent epimerase, which encodes MKILVTGAAGFIGAHCVLRLLRDGHQVFGLDNFNSYYDPQLKHDRVRWVQEQARPFALSTIDLADATAMEALFAEEQPEVVIHLASQAGVRYSLENPRAYLDSNLSGFLNILESCRKHPVKHLIYASSSSVYGANQHTPYSVRDGVDHPLSLYAATKKSNELMAHSYSHLFGIPCTGLRFFTVYGPWGRPDMSPIQFARAIAEERPLKLFNYGEHQRDFTYIDDIIESITRLIDSPPRANARWDREQPDPATSMAPWRIFNIGGQHPVALKEYLALLEKHMGQKARVELLPLQPGDVLNTCADASDLARATDFQPRIELDEGLGRFVAWFRAYY
- a CDS encoding UDP-glucose/GDP-mannose dehydrogenase family protein, with amino-acid sequence MDVSVFGTGYVGLIQAAALADVGHRVLCVDIDPNKIRQLQQAVPPISEPGLSSTLEENIKAGRLLFTTQASDAVEHAELIFIAVGTPADEDGSADLSHVLNVARQIANLMEADRTLIIKSTVPVGTADQVSATAVEELQRRGKGSLKVRVVSNPEFLKEGSALVDCMRPDRIIVGTSDDEARDQMSDLYAPFCRNHDKLMFMDNRSAELTKYAANAMLATRISFMNELANLTELLGADIEAVRKGIGSDPRIGYHFIYPGCGFGGSCFPKDLRALLHTAEHAGMPLKLLRSVTDVNDHQRHILFSKLKAQFPGGLAGKSIAVWGLAFKPNTDDMREAPSRYLMEALWAERASVQAYDPEAMSECRRLYGYRDDLHLCATRDDTLEDADALVICTEWKNFRVVDFDTLASKLRARVIVDGRNLYNPEQVAAAGLHYCGIGLRHIVPEALRP